Proteins from a single region of Sinorhizobium alkalisoli:
- the gcvH gene encoding glycine cleavage system protein GcvH, with product MLKFTEEHEWLKIDGGVATVGITEHAAGQLGDLVFVELPEVGATFSKGDSVATVESVKAASDVYCPLDGEIVEINQAIVDDPALVNSDPQGKAWFFKLKLADANSADALLDEAAYMELVG from the coding sequence ATGCTGAAATTTACCGAGGAACACGAGTGGCTGAAGATCGACGGCGGCGTTGCAACGGTCGGCATCACCGAACATGCAGCCGGCCAACTGGGCGATCTCGTCTTCGTGGAGCTGCCGGAGGTTGGCGCGACCTTCTCCAAGGGCGACTCGGTCGCGACCGTCGAATCGGTCAAGGCCGCGTCCGACGTCTATTGTCCGCTCGACGGCGAGATCGTCGAAATCAATCAGGCGATCGTCGACGACCCCGCGCTCGTCAACAGCGACCCACAGGGCAAAGCCTGGTTCTTCAAGCTCAAGCTCGCCGATGCGAATTCGGCCGATGCCCTTCTCGATGAAGCGGCCTACATGGAGCTTGTCGGCTGA